The stretch of DNA TTTAAGGTTACGGTGCTGGTTGGTGGCGGCGCGGCGGGCGCACCTGTTGCGCCGTGTTTAGTGGTGGAAGAATAGCTCATAGGAACCAGAAAGGAGATGGATTGATACGATACGGCTGAGCGGCCTTTGCCTGGCTCAACTGTACTCCATACGCCCTTCCGGAAGCTAGTGTTCTCCTAATTCACCTATGGCCTCTCCTACCCGCGGGCCAGCACTCCCCGAATGCGGCTCAACGACTCCGGTGTGATTCCCAGATACGCCGCAATCAGCCGCTGCGGTAGTCGGCGGGCCAGCGTAGGATAGAGCTGCAAAAAATCGAGGTAGCGCACCTCGGCGGGGGCGCTGAGCACCCCAATCAGCCGGCGCTGCATGGCCGTGATGCTGTTTTGCAGTAAGCCATGAAACAGTTCCTGAAACTCCGGCCCAAGGCGCTGAAATTGCTGCAGGAAGCTGGCTCCAAACAGCAGCACGTCGGAGTCTTCTACTGCTTCAATAGAGAACAGCGCCGGAGTGTGTTTAAGGATACCGTGCTGGTCAGAAATCCACCAATTTTCTGGCGCAAACTGCAGGATATGCTCTTTCTGGCGGGCATCCGTCACGAAGCCGCGCAAGCACCCGCGCACCACAAACGCCCCGAACCGCCCCGGTTC from Hymenobacter taeanensis encodes:
- a CDS encoding Crp/Fnr family transcriptional regulator, translating into MHEALRSYFQDKLPLTDAQLEELSSLLMPRHLKKHELLERQGEPGRFGAFVVRGCLRGFVTDARQKEHILQFAPENWWISDQHGILKHTPALFSIEAVEDSDVLLFGASFLQQFQRLGPEFQELFHGLLQNSITAMQRRLIGVLSAPAEVRYLDFLQLYPTLARRLPQRLIAAYLGITPESLSRIRGVLARG